Proteins from a single region of Plasmodium brasilianum strain Bolivian I chromosome 13, whole genome shotgun sequence:
- a CDS encoding N-acetyltransferase, with protein MNLFKQTGKTTNSITHILINKQKAKFPEPVISIRQLEEKDINEVRQLLYDHFNSLTLPAVIYWSIQHIYDLLVIIVINYIFFLDLKKIFYFLIIFLIYLYIRAKLEFLNHIRKDCPDLENLYKSYINVEGCNFWVAEIFDNNFSSASRTTCSDIHEREKIILEQEEQERLLSYDKGSSDIKNIDEENKCLKDVSCNKSAASECGEGYNDVNNTSINSTSSRNIDNTDNIDYTYNTDNSDNMDSTENINNTDNVECIKNKYELNKNNCETTEIKHSEINRKKSVTDDNRNNEKNIIKNNISNNMNCNKLYISNSYNDVYYKVNNNSSYSGNNNILNDDEKNKNHKNDITDNYAKSNMTIEGGTGGTDSTRTVSRSDNSNIANNEIIGSCKNSNNKEENSHCSKSAVSNSIDDKTEKNKNKDKINGNDDNDDNNDSGIEKNISNDISNKQNINNNSNNSNSDSNSNNNNNNSNNSNSNNNNNNNNNNNNNNNNNNNNNNNNSNCNSNNNSTNNYSVNDPKHPNIFNNNVNSVNEKEQDNRANTEKEKVLCNIGDIANKELIDNRQNVPFRFNQIKRNIFSMRTNDDEDSNFRFINKKIVGCVGIVPFKGDNSIAQLVRMVVKKDSRRMRIGSRLLTQLENFAHEKNYQELKVFTNNLNTDSLYFVKQNGFNLSQIVRRGLMRGDLLIWSKILNKDDFYKFNSSGNNKFEKAMNLGEY; from the exons atgaatttatttaagCAGACAGGGAAAACAACAAATTCTATAactcatattttaatta ACAAGCAAAAAGCAAAATTTCCTGAACCAGTAATATCAATAAGACAGTTAGAAGAAAAAGACATAAACGAAGTAAGACAGTTGTTATATGATCATTTTAACTCCTTAACCTTACCGGCAGTAATATATTGGTCCATACAACACATTTATGATTTGTTAGttataattgttataaattatattttttttctagacttaaaaaaaatattttattttctgataatatttttaatatatttatatataagagcgaaattagaatttttaaatcataTAAGAAAGGATTGTCCCGATTtggaaaatttatataaaagttatattaaCGTGGAAGGATGTAATTTTTGGGTAGCTGAAATTtttgataataattttagcTCAGCTAGCCGTACGACATGTAGTGATATACatgaaagggaaaaaattatattagaaCAAGAAGAACAGGAAAGGTTGTTAAGTTATGATAAAGGAAGTTcagatataaaaaacatagatgaagaaaataaatgtttaaaagaTGTATCATGTAATAAAAGTGCTGCATCAGAATGCGGTGAAGGTTACAATGACGTAAATAATACGTCAATTAATAGTACATCAAGCAGAAATATTGATAATACTGATAATATTGATTATACTTATAATACTGATAATAGTGATAATATGGATAGTactgaaaatattaataatactgATAATGTTgaatgtattaaaaataaatatgaacttaataagaataattgCGAAACAACAGAAATTAAGCATAGtgaaataaatagaaaaaagagTGTTACAGATGATAAtcgaaataatgaaaaaaatattataaaaaataatatatcaaataatatgaattgtAATAAGTTGTATATTTCTAACAGTTACAATGATGTATATTACaaagttaataataattcatcatatagtggtaataataatattttaaatgatgatgagaaaaataaaaatcataaaaatgatataacaGATAATTATGCAAAAAGTAATATGACCATAGAAGGGGGAACAGGTGGTACTGATTCTACACGAACGGTTAGCAGGAGTGATAATTCTAACATTGCCAATAATGAGATTATTGGTAGTTGTAAAAACTCGAATAATAAAGAAGAGAATAGTCATTGTAGTAAAAGTGCTGTTAGCAACAGCATAGATgataaaacagaaaaaaataaaaacaaggATAAGATTAATGGGAATGAcgataatgatgataataatgacagtggaattgaaaaaaatattagtaatgatattagtaataaacaaaatattaataataatagtaataatagtaatagtgatagtaacagtaataataataataataatagtaataatagtaatagtaataataataataataataataataataataataataataataataataataataataataataataataatagtaattgtaatagtaataataatagtactaACAATTATAGTGTAAATGACCCAAAGCATccgaatatttttaataataacgTAAATTCagttaatgaaaaagaacaaGATAACAGAGCTAATacagaaaaagagaaagtaCTGTGTAATATAGGCGATATAGCAAATAAGGAGTTAATTGATAATAGGCAAAATGTACCGTTCAGGTTTAatcaaattaaaagaaatatatttagtatGAGGACAAATGATGATGAAGATTCGAATTTtcgttttataaataaaaaaatagttggCTGTGTTGGAATTGTACCATTTAAAGGGGATAATTCTATTGCACAGCTAGTTCGTATGGTTGTTAAAAAAGATAGTAGAAGGATGAGAATAGGAAGCAGGTTATTAACACAGTTAGAAAATTTTGCACATGAAAAGAATTACCAAGAATTAAAagtttttacaaataatttaaatacagATAGCTTATATTTTGTCAAACAAAATGGTTTCAATTTGTCTCAAATTGTTAGAAGGGGATTAATGAGAGGGGATTTATTAATATGGTCTAAAATTCTTAATAAAGatgatttttataaatttaattcatCAGGTAATAACAAATTTGAAAAGGCGATGAATCTGGGGGAATACTGA
- a CDS encoding ATP-dependent Clp protease proteolytic subunit: MQYLFLLFFTITGIYLCACKKATTWYNFIITNKRGIKKYKNKIKFTDHDYQKQNIHIPSLLLSKRIIFLSSPIYPHISEQIISQLLYLEYESKRKPIHLYINSTGDLENNKIVNLNGISDVISIVDVINYISSDVYTYCLGKAYGISCMLACSGKKGYRFSLKNSSFCLKQSYSVIPFNQATNIEIQNKEIMNTKKKVIEIISKNTEKDQTIISEILERDRYFNANEAVDFNLVDYILEKE, encoded by the coding sequence ATGCAgtatttgtttttacttttttttacaataactggtatttatttatgtgcCTGTAAAAAAGCTACAACAtggtataattttattataacaaacAAAAGgggcataaaaaaatataaaaataaaataaaatttactgATCATGATTATCAGAAAcagaatatacatattccCTCTTTGTTATTatcaaaaagaataatatttttatcttcacCAATATATCCTCATATATCAGAACAAATTATTTCTCAGTTGTTATATTTAGAATATGAATCCAAAAGGAAGCCAATTCATTTATACATTAACAGTACAGGTGATTtagaaaacaataaaatagtaaactTAAATGGAATATCAGACGTAATATCAATAGTTGATGTAATAAATTACATATCATCAGATGTGTATACATACTGTTTAGGTAAAGCATATGGGATTTCGTGTATGCTAGCTTGTAGTGGAAAAAAAGGCTATcgtttttcattaaaaaactCTTCCTTTTGTTTAAAGCAGTCTTATTCTGTTATACCATTTAACCAAGCTACAAATATagaaattcaaaataaagaaataatgaacacgaaaaaaaaagtcatagagataatttcaaaaaatacagaaaaagaTCAAACTATCATTTCAGAAATATTAGAAAGAGATAGGTATTTTAATGCAAACGAAGCTGTTGATTTTAACTTAGTTGACTATATTCttgaaaaggaataa
- a CDS encoding ribonucleoside-diphosphate reductase large subunit — protein MAENIKRLPMACDSGEIKKSLSGRISDDGIKRTPSGKPIQTMYVLNRKGEEEDISFDQILKRIQRLSYGLHELVDPARVTQGVINGMYSGIKTCELDELAAQTCAYMATTHPDFSILAARITTDNLHKNTSDDIGEVAEALYTYKDVRGRPASLISKEVYEFILQNKERLNKEIDYTRDFNYDYFGFKTLERSYLLRINNKIIERPQHLLMRVSIGIHIDDIDKALETYHLMSQKYFTHATPTLFNSGTPRPQMSSCFLLSMKSDSIEGIFETLKQCALISKTAGGIGVAVQDIRGQNSYIRGTNGISNGLVPMLRVFNDTARYVDQGGGKRKGSFAVYIEPWHSDIFEFLDLRKNHGKEELRARDLFYAVWVPDLFMKRVKENQNWTLMCPNECPGLSETWGEEFEKLYVKYEEENMGKKTVLAQDLWFAILQSQIETGVPYMLYKDSCNAKSNQKNLGTIKCSNLCCEIIEYTSPDEVAVCNLASIALCKFVDLEKKEFNFKKLYEITKIITRNLDKIIERNYYPIKEAKVSNKRHRPIGIGVQGLADTFMLLRYPYESDEAKELNRRIFETMYYAALEMSMELAMIHGPYESYQGSPASQGILQFDMWNKKVDSKYWNWDELKLKIRKHGLRNSLLLAPMPTASTSQILGNNESFEPYTSNIYYRRVLSGEFFVVNPHLLKDLFDRGLWDEDMKQQLIAHNGSVQYISEIPNDLKELYKTVWEIKQKNIIDMAADRGVFIDQSQSLNIYIQKPTFAKLSSMHFYGWEKGLKTGAYYLRTQAATDAIKFTVDMHVAKNAAKMKNADGGAGVAITRETSRETISTDFTVTQNVCPLRRNNDDQCLMCSG, from the exons ATGGCGGAAAACATAAAACGCTTGCCGATGGCGTGCGATAGtggagaaataaaaaagagctTGTCAGGGAGGATATCAGATGATGGGATTAAAAGAACACCATCAGGAAAACCTATACAAACAATGTATGTATTGAATAGAAAGGGAGAAGAAGAAGATATATCGTTTGATcaaattttgaaaagaatACAAAGATTATCATATGGTCTTCATGAATTAGTAGATCCAGCAAGAGTAACACAAGGAGTAATTAATGGTATGTATAGTGGAATAAAAACATGTGAATTAGATGAATTAGCAGCTCagacatgtgcatatatggcTACAACTCATCCagatttttcaattttagcTGCAAGAATTACAACAgataatttacataaaaatactaGTGATGATATAGGGGAAGTAGCAGAAgcattatatacatataaagatGTAAGAGGAAGACCAGCAAGTTTAATAAGTAAAGAAgtatatgaatttattttacaaaataaagaacGATTGAATAAAGAAATTGATTATACACGTGATTTtaattatgattattttgGATTTAAGACATTAGAAAGATCTTATTTATTACGTATTAACaacaaaattattgaaaGACCACAACATTTATTAATGAGAGTATCGATAGGTATACATATTGATGATATAGATAAAGCATTAGAAACTTATCATTTGATGTCtcaaaaatatttcactCATGCTACACCAACATTATTTAATTCTGGTACTCCTAGACCCCAAATGTCGTcttgttttcttttatctATGAAATCAGATTCAATAGAAGGTATATTCGAAACACTAAAACAGTGTGCTCTTATTAGTAAAACAGCTGGTGGTATAGGTGTAGCAGTACAAGATATAAGAGGACAAAATTCGTATATTAGAGGTACGAATGGAATTTCAAATGGACTCGTACCTATGTTAAGAGTTTTTAATGATACAGCTAGATATGTAGATCAAGGaggaggaaaaagaaaaggttCTTTTGCTGTTTATATTGAACCATGGCATTCAGATATATTCGAATTTTTagatttaagaaaaaatcatGGCAAAGAAGAATTAAGAGCAAGAGATTTGTTTTATGCTGTTTGGGTTCCTGACTTGTTCATGAAAAGAGTAAAAGAAAATCAAAATTGGACTTTAATGTGTCCAAATGAATGCCCAGGACTAAGTGAAACATGGGGTGaagaatttgaaaaattatatgttaagtatgaagaagaaaatatggGCAAAAAAACTGTATTAGCACAAGATTTATGGTTTGCTATATTACAAAGTCAAATTGAAACAGGTGTTccatatatgttatataaagACTCATGTAATGCTAAATCGAATCAAAAAAATCTAGGTACTATCAAATGTAGTAATTTATGTTGTGAAATTATTGAGTATACTTCACCTGATGAAGTTGCTGTATGTAATCTTGCTTCTATTGCTTTATGCAAATTTGTGGacttggaaaaaaaagaatttaattttaaaaaattatatgaaattacaaaaattattactagAAATCtagataaaataattgaaagAAATTATTACCCTATTAAAGAAGCCAAAGTGTCTAACAAGAGGCATAGACCTATAGGTATAGGTGTTCAGGGGTTAGCAGATACTTTTATGCTTTTGAGATATCCCTATGAGTCGGATGAAGCTAAAGAGTTGAATAGAAGAATATTCGAAACCATGTACTATGCTGCTTTAGAAATGTCTATGGAATTAGCAATGATTCATGGACCTTATGAATCTTATCAGGGTAGTCCAGCTAGTCAAGGTATTCTACAATTTGATATGTGGAATAAAAAGGTAGATAGTAAGTACTGGAATTGGGATGAACTAAAGCTCAAAATACGTAAACATGGTTTAAGGAATTCTTTACTACTTGCACCTATGCCAACTGCTTCTACATCTCAAATACTTGGGAATAACGAATCCTTTGAACCTTATACTAGTAACATTTATTATAGAAGAGTTTTGAGTGGAGAATTTTTTGTCGTTAACCCTCATTTGTTAAAAGATCTATTCGATAGGGGCTTATGGGACGAAGATATGAAACAGCAGTTAATTGCGCATAATGGAAGTGTCCAGTATATAAGTGAAATACCCAATGATTTGAAGGAACTCTACAAAACAGTCTGGGAAATCAAACAAAAGAACATTATCGACATGGCTGCCGATCGGGGAGTTTTTATCGACCAG TCACAGTCGCTGAACATTTACATCCAAAAGCCAACATTCGCAAAACTTTCAAGTATGCATTTCTACGGATGGGAAAAAGGCTTAAAGACCGGGGCCTACTACTTGAGAACACAAGCAGCAACGGACGCGATTAAATTTACTGTTGATATGCACGTAGCGAAAAATGcagcaaaaatgaaaaatgctGATGGAGGAGCAGGAGTAGCTATTACAAGAGAAACATCAAGAGAAACTATTTCAACAGATTTTACTGTTACTCAAAATGTTTGCCCACTGCGTCGTAATAATGACGATCAGTGCCTGATGTGTTCaggataa
- a CDS encoding histidine triad protein — translation MEKYKKILEKLEWDKNRSCEKYEFGMYEIDKREVFLTTKYSYGFVNNKPLLPGHILLTTLKKKKKYNDLDIEEIIDINLLSNFMCYVMGILFNTNNFSIAIQDGKDAGQTVDHLHIHIIPRKNLDYKNNNNIYKDLNKVNLGYGRNILCNSCNHSINVLSQIPVTEIFKLEEFNTSIRSIEEMEKEANLIKSYIDKTFSS, via the exons ATGgaaaagtacaaaaaaatactagAAAAATTAGAGTGGGATAAAAATAGGAGCTgcgaaaaatatgaatttggTATGTATGAAATTGATAAAAGAGAAGTTTTCTTAACTACGAAATATTCCTATGGATTTGTAAATAACAAGCCGTTATTACCAggtcatatattattaaccacattaaaaaaaaaaaaaaaatacaatgaTTTAGACATAGAAGAAATTATAGACATAAATTTGCTATCAAATTTTATGTGTTATGTTATGggcatattatttaatacaaaCAATTTTTCTATTGCTATTCAAGATGGAAAAGATGCTGGTCAAACAGTAGACCATctacatattcatataattccaagaaaaaatttggactataaaaataacaacaatatttataaagattTAAATAAAGTTAATTTAGGTTATGgcagaaatatattatgcaaTTCGTGTAATCATTCAATCAATGTTCTTTCACAAATTCCAGTGACGGAAATCTTTAAATTGGAAGAATTCAA CACGTCTATTAGGTCGATtgaagaaatggaaaaagaggctaatttaattaaatcatACATTGATAAAACGTTTTCATCTTAA